From the Tenacibaculum dicentrarchi genome, the window TGAGTACAAGGTTATTACAAGTGTAGAATCAACAATTCCTAATGGATTAGGTAGGTCAAGATTAATCTCATCTAATGAAGACAGAGATTATAAGAGTTTTACATCAACAAGGTCTAGTGAAAAAAAGAAAGACAAAAGAAATAAATCTAACCGTGCTGAGATTAGAGTAAAAAACTTCGATGAAACTAAATTATTAAACTTCTTTAATATAGGAGGAATTAGATTTCAGAATATTGTAGCAAACGATGCTGTAATTAGCTCAAAAATAAATACCATGGTTGAAGAAGGATGGGATTTAGCTTTTGTAAATTCAGGAGTTGAGAGTTATGGAGGTAAAGGTGATAAAAATGGTATTTTTATTACAAGATATATTTTTAAAAGATTAAAATAATACCTTAATCTTTTATAAAAAAAGGAGCTTCAATTGAAGCTCCTTTTTTTTATCCTTTAATAATTTTTTCTTGATGATTAATAGATTCTTGGTGAATTGCTTTAAACATTTTTAAAACAAATTCTTCGCTTAATCCTTTGCTTTCACCTTCAAGAATCATGTTTCCAAGAATTTCATTCCAACGTCTAGACTGTAAAACAGCAACGTTCATATCTTTCTTTAAAGCACCAATTTTATCGGCAACTTTCATTCTTTTGCCCATCATTTCTATTAGTTGTCCATCAACAATATTAATTTGAGCACGTAAATTATCTAAAGATTCTCTGTATTCAGAATCAGTTTCTGTTGCTTTTCTAATTTTTAAATCAGTCATAATCTGCTTTAACTTAGTAGGAGTTACTTGTTGAGCAGCATCACTCCAAGCCTTTTCAGGGTCAAAATGAGTTTCAACCATTAAACCATCAAAGTTTAAATCTAAAGCAGTTTGACAAACATCAAAAATCATTTCTCTGTTTCCTGTAATATGTGAAGGGTCACAAATTAAAGGTAAATCAGGGAATCTATTTTTAAACTCAATTGCAATTTGCCATTCAGGAACGTTTCTATATTTTGATTTTTCATAAGTTGAAAACCCTCTATGAATAGCTCCTAAGTTTTTAATATCTGCAGTGTATAATCTTTCAATTCCACCTAACCACAAAGCTAAATCTGGATTTATAGGGTTTTTTACCAATACAATTTTATCTGTACCATGTAAAGCGTCTGCTAATTCCTGCATAATAAACGGAGAGACTGCAGTTCTTGCACCAATCCATAATAAATCTATATCATGTTCTAAAGCTAATTTTACGTGGGCTGCATTGGCAACTTCAGTACAGGTTTTCATACCTGTTTCTTCTTTTACTTTTTGTAACCACTTTAAACCTAAAGAACCTACACCTTCAAAATTTCCAGGTCTAGTTCTTGGTTTCCAAATTCCTGCTCTAAAATAGTTTACATCAGAATCTTTTAATTCGTGTGCAATTTTTAAAACCTGCTCTTCGGTTTCTGCACTACAAGGCCCTGCTATTACTAGTGGATGTGCTAAATTCATATCATCCAACCATGTTCTTAATTCTTTTGTATTTTCCATTTTAATAATTATTATGGCCTTTATTTTATGCCGTTTAATATTTGTTTTATGTGATTTGTACTTTCCATTTCGTTATGGATTTCAGTAAAATCATCTTCTAGTATTAATTCTTTAAATTGTTGTAAATTATTGATATACTCATCCAAAGTTTCTACAACATTGTCTTTATTTTGTTTAAAAATAGCTGTCCACATTGCTGGTGAACTTTTTGCTAAACGTACTGTTGAAGCAAAACCAGAACCTGCCATATCAAAAATATCACGTTCGTTTTTTTCTTTTTCGATAACAGTTTTTCCTAACATAAAAGAACTGATATGCGATAAATGAGATACATACGCAATGTGTTTATCGTGCGATTTTGCATCCATATAACGAATTCTCATTCCTAATTTTGAGAAAATATCTAAAGCTATTTCTTGTAATTTGAAAGCTGTTTTTTCTACTTCACAAATAATATTTGTTTTTTGTTTAAACAAATTCTCATGTGCTGCTGTTGGTCCTGAAAATTCAGTACCTGCAATAGGGTGTGTTGCTAAAAAATTTCTTCGCTTCGGATGATTTTTAATAGCTTCACAAATGTTTGCTTTTGTAGAACCTACATCTAAAACTAAACAATCATCAGCAATAATATCTAAAACTTTAGGTATTATTGCTATTTGAACATCAACAGGTATTGAAATAATTACAATACTTGCTTTTTCTAATTCGCTAAACGTTGATTTATGATGAATTACGCCAATTTTTTTAGCTTCATCTAAATGATTTTCGCTGGCATCAATTCCATAAACAACAGCCTCAGGATATTCTCTTTGAATATCTAAAACCATGCTTCCACCAATTAAACCAACACCAATTACAAATACGTTCATATTATTATTTTACTGCATTTCTATTACAGAAATGATATTTTATTTTACCTATTTAGGCAAATCTATTAATTGCTTCTTTAATTACTTCTTTTGTAATACATAATGAAAAACGAATATAACCTTCTCCTTGCGAACCAAAAACAGTTCCAGGAGTAATAAATATATCTTTTCCGTATAAAATTTCATCGGCAGTTTCTTCGGATGTTTTTCCTTCAGGGATTTTAGCCCAAACAAACAAACCTGTTGAGTTTTTATTATAAGTACAGTTTAATTTATCAGCAAGTTTAAAAATTAAATTTCTACGCTCTTCATATATTTTATTCTGAGCGATAAACCATTCATCAGATAAATGTAAAGCTTCAATAGCACCTTTTTGAATTCCGTAAAACATACCAGAATCCATATTACTTTTAACCTTTAATATTTGATTGATAAAGTTAGCATTACCCAAAACCATACCAACACGCCAGCCTGCCATGTTAAATGTTTTACTTAATGAATTTAATTCTAAAGCAATCTCTTTAGCACCATCCACTTGTAAAATACTGATAGGATTATCATTTAATATAAAACTATACGGATTATCATTAACAATTAATATTTGATGTTTTTTACCAAAAGCTACTAATTTTTCAAAAGTTTCTAAAGTTGCGTTTGTTCCCGTTGGCATATGCGGATAATTCACCCACATAATTTTTACGTTTTCTAAATCTAACTTTTCTAATTCTTCAAAGTTTGGTTGCCAGTTAGTTGTATCACTTAAGTTGTAAAAAAGTGGTGTTGCACCGACTAATTTAGTAACAGAAGTATAAGTCGGATAACCAGGGTTTGGAATTAATACTTTATCGCCTTCATTTAAAAAAGCCATAGAAATATGCATAATTCCTTCTTTACTACCCATTAAAGGTAATATTTCATTTTCAGGATTAGAGGCTACTCCAAATTTTTCATTATAGAACTTAGAAATTGCGTTTCTTAATTCAGGTAATCCTTGATAACTTTGATATTTATGAGCAGTTGCATCTCCAAAACTTTCTTGAATAGCATTAATTACATTAGTAGGAGGCAATAAATCAGGGCTACCAATTCCCATATTGATAATTGGTTTTCCTGCTGCTGCCAACTCTCTAACTTCTCTTAATTTTTTAGAGAAGTAGTATTCTTGTACGGTATCTAATCTTTTTGCTGGTTGAATCATTATTTTCTTCCGTTTTTATATGCTCCTAATACTTTAAATTCTTCTGCCATTATTTTAATAATAGAAATTGCCTTTTCGTAATTTTTATATTCATTAAAGGTAACATCTACAAAAAACGAGTATTTCCAAGGAGCTTCAATTACTGGTAACGATTGTATTTTTGTTAAATTCATTTTGCAATCGCTTAATACATTTAAAAGAGTAGCTAAACTACCTCTTTTATGGTCTAGTACAAATTTCAAGGAAGCTTTATTTATCGTATCAATTCCGTTACTAGATTCTTTAGTTTGTACAATAACAAATCGGGTTGAATTTTCTTTCATGGTTTGAATGTCATCTTCAATAACATTTAAACCAAAAATTTCCGCTGCAATTTTTGGTGCAATGGCAGCAACTCCTTTTAAGTTATTTTTAGCAATTCTTTTGGCTACTTCGGCAGTATCAACATCTTCTACTAATTTAATATGTTTATGTTTTTTTAAAAACTCTTTACATTGTAGTAGTGCCATCGGATGCGAACATACTTCGGTAATATCTTCAATTTTTTGATTAGGAAGTGCCATTAAATGATGATGAATATTTAAATATTCTTCACCAATTATTTGTAAATTATTTTTATCAATTAAAGCATAATTAGGAATAATAGAGCCTGCAATAGTATTCTCTAACGCCATAATACCAACATCTGCTGTTTTATCAAGTAAGCTATCTACTAAAACATCAAAAGACATACATTCTTTTAATCCAATTGTAGTGCCATAAAAATCACGAGCTACTTTATGATGGTTAGATCCTTCTGCTCCTTGAATTGCTATAATTTGTTTCATTTTAAATCAAAAAAAAAGCCCCGATATATCGAGACTTTATAAGTTATATTTGTTAGTTAACAATACGATACAAAGTCTCAGCCTTTATTAAAAAAATAAAAGTAAAAATAGAAACCTTGCCAGATGTTTTGTAACGTCATTTTTGTATTTGTTGTACAAACACAAATCTAAAGATTAATCTCAGATAAAAAAACTTGTTGCTGTATTTTTTTAAAAAAAAGGGAAATTTACTGAAATAATAAATATATCTGTTAGTGCAAAGAGTATTTAATTGCTGTAAATCAATAGGTTGATTTTATTTAGATGATTAAACTCTATTTAAGCAAGTGTTTTACCCTAAATAAGAATAATAAAATACCTTAAAGTTTTATTTCAAACAAATAGACTTGTTTTGTTATTTTTTATAGAATAAATCTGAACAACATAAATAAAGAGGGGAGAAGCAGTAAAATAATTAGAAAATTTGACACCTATATATAATGACAAGAAAACCCCAAGAATATATATTAAAGGGATAATTTTCTAGAAGCAATTACCCGCTTTCCGCACTCGCTTTTTTTTGAAGAAAAATCAAAAAAAGAGCTCAAACAAAGCATCAATCGGGGCTAGGCATTTGTACTTTTTTTAATAATTCGAGAACTTAACTATAATTTAGGCAAAGTTTATACTATCATTTCGAGCAGTAAAACTTAAACCTCACAGGTTTTAAAAACCTGTGAGGTTTGTTCTTGTTTGGAGCATTCAAAACGAAATTCCCATTAACGAACAACAATTGTCAGTTCTAATGATTTTCATCCTGTTTAGGTAATTCAAAACATCCTGCTAAATTTATTTCAGCATCGCATCAAAATGAGAACCCCAGAAATCAACCTAAAAATCGGAAGCAAATTCCGATTAACGAAAATAAACTGTCAGTTCGAGTGATTTTTTTTCCTTCAAAAAAATAGTATCGAGAACTTTATCAGTATTAAAATCAAAAAAACAAATAAAAATCTATTACTAAAATAGCAAAACAAAACATTCGAAGCTGTTTTTAACCACTTTTAACAGGCCAAAAAACCATAATTTCAGATATTAATACGTGCTAATTTTAGCAGAATCCTACTTTTTAAAACTAATAGAACATAAAAGATAAAAAAACACACAAATCAATCTCCTAGTAATCAGCGATTAATAAAATACTTTTAAAATAAACAAATAAAACCCCTTGTCAGTCCAATAAAAGGACGTAGATTTGCAACCGCTAACAACAAAACGCAAGTTTAAAAGTTAACAACTGTTCCTTAAAATATCGTTAAGTATCATTTTAATAAAATGTAAAAAATAAGTTAAATTTTACTTGTTTAAAACAAATAAAAGAATGTATATTTGCAACCGCTTTCATAAAGCGTAACGATTAAAGAAATTTGGAAATGACAATAGTATGTCAGTTAGTTCGATTCTAACGTTTCTACAAAAAATGATAAGATTATTCTTATCTCTGGTTCTTTTAAAAAAGAACTAGGTTCATTGAAAATATTGAAATTGACAGCGTAAATAAGAGTAGAATAACCACAACTTCTAAGGAAGTTAAATTCTTTTGAAACTTATTCATTAATATTATTTAAAATATACAATGAAGAGTTTGATCCTGGCTCAGGATGAACGCTAGCGGCAGGCTTAACACATGCAAGTCGAGGGGTAACATTATGCTTGCATAGATGACGACCGGCGAACGGGTGCGTAACGCGTATAGAATCTGCCTTGTACAGGAGGATAGCCTTTAGAAATGAAGATTAATACTCCATAATGTAGTGTTTCGGCATCGGAATACTATTAAACATTTATGGGTACAAGATGACTATGCGTCCTATTAGCTAGATGGTAAGGTAACGGCTTACCATGGCAACGATAGGTAGGGGGTCTGAGAGGATTATCCCCCACACTGGTACTGAGACACGGACCAGACTCCTACGGGAGGCAGCAGTGAGGAATATTGGTCAATGGAGGCAACTCTGAACCAGCCATGCCGCGTGCAGGATGACTGCCCTATGGGTTGTAAACTGCTTTTATACAGGAAGAAACCGATCTACGTGTAGATCCTTGACGGTACTGTAAGAATAAGGACCGGCTAACTCCGTGCCAGCAGCCGCGGTAATACGGAGGGTCCGAGCGTTATCCGGAATCATTGGGTTTAAAGGGTCCGCAGGCGGTCAATTAAGTCAGAGGTGAAATCCCATCGCTCAACGATGGAACTGCCTTTGATACTGATTGACTTGAGTTATATGGAAGTAGATAGAATAAGTAGTGTAGCGGTGAAATGCATAGATATTACTTAGAATACCGATTGCGAAGGCAGTCTACTACGTATATACTGACGCTGAGGGACGAAAGCGTGGGGAGCGAACAGGATTAGATACCCTGGTAGTCCACGCCGTAAACGATGGATACTAGTTGTTGGACTTCGGTTCAGTGACTAAGCGAAAGTGATAAGTATCCCACCTGGGGAGTACGGTCGCAAGACTGAAACTCAAAGGAATTGACGGGGGCCCGCACAAGCGGTGGAGCATGTGGTTTAATTCGATGATACGCGAGGAACCTTACCAGGGCTTAAATGTGGTCTGACAGCTTTAGAGATAGAGTTTTCTTCGGACAGATCACAAGGTGCTGCATGGTTGTCGTCAGCTCGTGCCGTGAGGTGTCAGGTTAAGTCCTATAACGAGCGCAACCCCTATTTTTAGTTGCTAACAGGTTAAGCTGAGGACTCTAGAGAGACTGCCGGTGCAAACCGTGAGGAAGGTGGGGATGACGTCAAATCATCACGGCCCTTACGTCCTGGGCTACACACGTGCTACAATGGTATGGACAATGAGCAGCCACTATGCGAATAGGAGCGAATCTATAAACCATATCACAGTTCGGATCGGAGTCTGCAACTCGACTCCGTGAAGCTGGAATCGCTAGTAATCGGATATCAGCCATGATCCGGTGAATACGTTCCCGGGCCTTGTACACACCGCCCGTCAAGCCATGGAAGCTGGGGGTGCCTGAAGTTCGTTACCGCGAGGAGCGACCTAGGGTAAAACTGGTAACTAGGGCTAAGTCGTAACAAGGTAGCCGTACCGGAAGGTGCGGCTGGAACACCTCCTTTCTAGAGAAAGATGGTGAGTTACAAAAGGGAAATTTTACTCTTTGCTGTTAATTTTAAAACACACTAATAATAAGCTATTATAGTCTCGTAGCTCAGCTGGTTAGAGCGCTACACTGATAATGTAGAGGTCGGCAGTTCGAGTCTGCCCGAGACTACAAAGAGTAAGTTGTTAGAAAGGAAATTCTGGAAACTAGAGGATTCTAAATTCGTAATTCTGAATTCATAATTCTGAATTTCAAATGGGGGATTAGCTCAGTTGGCTAGAGCGCTTGCCTTGCACGCAAGAGGTCATCGGTTCGACTCCGATATTCTCCACAATTCAATTACGAATTGAAAATTATGAATTATAAATTTGTAATTCATCATTCGTAATTATTAAAGTTCATTGACATATTGGTAAAATGATATCGTAAAGAAATCAAGATAGAGAGTTAATCGCAAGATTAACACAATATTTTTATAAAAATAATAATTATAAAGAGCTCGTTCTAAACAGTAATGTTTAGAGCAAAAAGTACAATAAGCTAAATAAGGGCGTATGGCGGATGCCTAGGCTTTCAGAGGCGATGAAGGACGCGATAAGCTGCGATAAGCTACGGGGAGGGGCACATACCTTATAATCCGTAGATTTCCGAATGGGGCAACCCGGTATGTTGAAGACATATCACCCGCAAGGGGGCAAACCCGGTGAACTGAAACATCTAAGTAACCGGAGGAAGAGAAAACAATAGTGATTCCGTTAGTAGTGGCGAGCGAACGCGGATTAGCCCAAACCAATACTGTTACGGCAGTGTTGGGGTTGTAGGGCTGCGACATTAGCATCTAAGAGAACTAGAATTGTCTGGAAAGACAAACCAAAGAGAGTGATAGTCTCGTATAGGTAATCGAAGATAATATAGCAGTACCCTGAGTAGTGCGGGACACGAGTAATCCTGTATGAATCCACCGGGACCATCCGGTAAGGCTAAATACTCCTGAAAGACCGATAGTGAACTAGTACCGTGAGGGAAAGGTGAAAAGAACCCTAAGTAAGGGAGTGAAATAGAACCTGAAACCGTACGCCTACAAGCGGTCGGAGCACATTAACTGTGTGACGGCGTGCCTTTTGCATAATGAGCCTACGAGTTACTGTTACTAGCAAGGTTAAGGATTTAAGGTCCGGAGCCGAAGCGAAAGCGAGTCTGAATAGGGCGACCATAGTTAGTAGTAGTAGACGCGAAACCGAGTGATCTACCCATGGGCAGGTTGAAGCTGTAGTAACATACAGTGGAGGACCGAACCAGTTGACGTTGAAAAGTCTTTGGATGACCTGTGGGTAGGGGTGAAAGGCCAATCAAACTCGGAAATAGCTCGTACTCCCCGAAATGCATTTAGGTGCAGCGTTGAGCGAAAGTTTTATAGAGGTAGAGCTACTGATTGGATGCGGGGGCTTCACCGCCTACCAATTCCTGACAAACTCCGAATGCTATAAAATGTTACTCAGCAGTGAGGGCATGGGTGCTAAGGTCCATGTCCGAGAGGGAAAGAACCCAGACCATCAGCTAAGGTCCCCAAATATATGTTAAGTTGAACTAACGAGGTGAAACTGCTTAGACAGCTAGGATGTTGGCTTGGAAGCAGCCATTCATTTAAAGAGTGCGTAACAGCTCACTAGTCGAGCGGTTTTGCATGGATAATAATCGGGCATAAACATATTACCGAAGCTATGGATTTATACTTTGTATAAGTGGTAGGGGAGCATTCTATTTGCGCCGAAGGTGTTCTGTAAGGAATGCTGGAGCGGATAGAAAAGAAAATGTAGGCATAAGTAACGATAAAGGGGGCGAGAAACCCCCTCACCGAAAGACTAAGGTTTCCTCAGCGATGCTAATCAGCTGAGGGTTAGTCGGGTCCTAAGGCGAATCCGAAGGGAGTAGTCGATGGATAACAGGTTAATATTCCTGTACTTCTTATAATTGCGATGGGGTGACGGAGTAATGAAAGCACCGCGAACTGACGGAATAGTTCGTTGAAGCATGTAGCTATTAGAACAGTAGGCAAATCCGCTGATCTAGGTGAAATGTGATAGTACAACAAATCTTCGGATGCGTTGATAGTGTGCCTAAAGGCTTCCAAGAAAAACCTCTAAGCTTCAGATTATGAGAACCCGTACCGTAAACCGACACAGGTAGTTGGGATGAGAATTCTAAGGTGCTCGAGTGATTCATGGCTAAGGAACTAGGCAAAATCGACCCGTAACTTCGGGAGAAGGGTCGCCCATCTTCGGATGGGCCGCAGTGAAAAGGTCCAGGCGACTGTTTATCAAAAACACAGGGCTTTGCTAAATTGAAAGATGATGTATAAGGCCTGACACCTGCCCGGTGCTGGAAGGTTAAGTGGAGTTGTTAGCTTCGGCGAAGCAATGAAATGAAGCCCCAGTAAACGGCGGCCGTAACTATAACGGTCCTAAGGTAGCGAAATTCCTTGTCGGGTAAGTTCCGACCTGCACGAATGGTGCAACGATCTGGACACTGTCTCAGCCATGAGCTCGGTGAAATTGTAGTATCGGTGAAGATGCCGATTACCCGCAGCGGGACGAAAAGACCCCGTGAACCTTTACTATAGCTTCGTATTGGTTTTGGATAAGTAATGTGTAGGATAGGTGGGAGACTATGAAGCGGCGTCGCTAGGCGTTGTGGAGTTGTCCTTGAAATACCACCCTTTGCTTATCTAGAATCTAACTCAGCAATGAGAACAGTGCGTGGTGGGTAGTTTGACTGGGGTGGTCGCCTCCAAAAGAGTAACGGAGGCTTCTAAAGGTTCCCTCAGCACGTTTGGTAACCGTGCGTAGAGTGCAATGGCATAAGGGAGCTTGACTGAGAGACATACAGGTCGATCAGGTACGAAAGTAGAGCATAGTGATCCGGTGGTTCCGCATGGAAGGGCCATCGCTCAAAGGATAAAAGGTACTCCGGGGATAACAGGCTGATCTCCCCCAAGAGCTCACATCGACGGGGGGGTTTGGCACCTCGATGTCGGCTCGTCACATCCTGGGGCTGGAGAAGGTCCCAAGGGTTGGGCTGTTCGCCCATTAAAGTGGCACGCGAGCTGGGTTCAGAACGTCGTGAGACAGTTCGGTCTCTATCTGCTGTGGGCGTTAGAAATTTGAGTGGATTTGACTTTAGTACGAGAGGACCGAGTTGAACTAACCTCTGGTGTATCTGTTGTTCCGCCAGGAGCATTGCAGAGTAGCTACGTTGGGAAGGGATAAGCGCTGAAAGCATATAAGCGCGAAACCCACCACAAGATGAGATTTCTTTAAAGGGTCGTGGAAGATTACCACGTTGATAGGATACAGGTGTAAAGGCAGTAATGTCATAGCCGAGTATTACTAATAACCCATAGGCTTATGTAGAAAGTCTTGCGCTCGTAAGGGCGCAAGCGAAACTCTTTTGATTATTTACGATGTAATTTTTACCAATATGTTAACTTATACAGTTGAAATATACTGAAACGATTTAAGGTGATTATCGCAATGGGGCTCACCTCTTTCCATCCCGAACAGAGAAGTTAAGCCCATTTGCGCCGATGGTACTGCCAATGGTGGGAGAGTAGGTCGTTGCCTTTCTTTGAAACCTCAATCTTTTTAGATTGAGGTTTTTTTTGTGTCTTATTTTTTTGTTTTTCTAAAAAAAATATAAAGATTAGTTTATTTACCCAAAGTTAAAATTCTTATTAAATAGTAGTGAGTTAGACCTCACAGGTTTTAAAACCTGTGAGGTCTTTTTTGTTTTATCGTAGTTCCCTTTTTGATGGGATGCTGAACTAACTAAATTAAGCATGACGTTTGTTTAATTTTTGAAGGAAAAAATTACTCGTACTCGGACTAACAGGGTAGAGATTGGTGGAATTATAATTGATGTATCGATTTATGAAAATTAGCAAAAATGCCTAGCCCCGATTGAAGCTTTGTTTGAGCTCTTTTTTTGATTTTTCTTCAAAAAAAAGCGAGTGCGGAAAGCGGGAAATTGCTTCAAAAAATAGAAATGTCTTGCACTAAATTGAACTAGAAATGGTAAAATTATAATTTTTTAAACTAAAAGAACCTGTCGTATTCAATATTTTATTTAATTAGATAGCGATTTTTATGATCCTCTTTTTTATTGTTAAGCTTTTTTAAATAATAATTTTCTTGATTTTATGTCAAAAAGCAGCGGATAAAAGGCTTTTTTTTATTCATTCTAAATTTTTTATAAAAAATAATTCGCATTTGTATAGTGTTTAAGAAAATACATTAACCTGTAGTTCAGATTATTACATTATGAGTTCCATAGTATTTTAAATGAAAGAGTTGTTAGTATTATATAATTGTTAAAATAATGTGAATTTCAATCTTTATTTAGAATAAATAAATATAAATTTGCGCAAAAATAATCAAAACATGTTGTTTAGTAAATCTATTAGGGGTAATAAAATATTCTTTATTAAAAGTATTCTGCTCTTCTTTTGTTTAAATTTTAGTTTCTTTTTGTCGGCACAAAATGTATCTATAGGTGGTGGTGGAAGTACTGGTGATAATTCTGTTATTAATATTCGAAAAAGTAATAATTATAGTCAGATTATTTATTTAGGTTCGGAGATAAAACAAAGCGGAAAAATAGAAAGTCTTACTTTTAAATTAAATACAACTGGTAATATAGATATTAGTTCATTTAGAAATTGGACAGTTCGATTAAAGTTAATTTCAAGAAGATCAAGTGAATTTGATTACGGTAGAGGTCAGACTGTTAAGAAATTTAGTGGATTTACTGAGGTATTTAATGGGAGTATTCAATACGATAAGAATACAGGCTATGTAAAAATCCCTTTTAGTTCTAGTTTTAATTACGTTAAACATAAAAATTTAGTCGTAGAAATTACAGAAAATACCCCTGGAGCAATGTACATACCATATTACCCTCCTACTCCTTCGCCTAAATTTAAGGTTTTTTGGCCGGGTGGAGATAGATTTGGTTATAGAACTGCATATAGTTATATTACTCATGATCAAATTAGGTATGGTTTACTAAAAGAAAATTCTACTCCTCAAGTAATCATAGGGTTTAAAGCTGTTGTAAATACTCCGCCTGTAAAAGCATCGGAATTACATTCTACTCTTAGTGTTGACAAGCCTGTAATTGGGGCTAATAATAAAGAGATAGCTACGATTACTGTTGTTCTAAAAGATAAAGATGGGAAAAAATTAAATAAATCGGGAGGGAAATTAAGTTTTTCACCTGTTGGCATTTCAAATATTACAGATAATG encodes:
- a CDS encoding prephenate dehydrogenase, yielding MNVFVIGVGLIGGSMVLDIQREYPEAVVYGIDASENHLDEAKKIGVIHHKSTFSELEKASIVIISIPVDVQIAIIPKVLDIIADDCLVLDVGSTKANICEAIKNHPKRRNFLATHPIAGTEFSGPTAAHENLFKQKTNIICEVEKTAFKLQEIALDIFSKLGMRIRYMDAKSHDKHIAYVSHLSHISSFMLGKTVIEKEKNERDIFDMAGSGFASTVRLAKSSPAMWTAIFKQNKDNVVETLDEYINNLQQFKELILEDDFTEIHNEMESTNHIKQILNGIK
- a CDS encoding pyridoxal phosphate-dependent aminotransferase, which gives rise to MIQPAKRLDTVQEYYFSKKLREVRELAAAGKPIINMGIGSPDLLPPTNVINAIQESFGDATAHKYQSYQGLPELRNAISKFYNEKFGVASNPENEILPLMGSKEGIMHISMAFLNEGDKVLIPNPGYPTYTSVTKLVGATPLFYNLSDTTNWQPNFEELEKLDLENVKIMWVNYPHMPTGTNATLETFEKLVAFGKKHQILIVNDNPYSFILNDNPISILQVDGAKEIALELNSLSKTFNMAGWRVGMVLGNANFINQILKVKSNMDSGMFYGIQKGAIEALHLSDEWFIAQNKIYEERRNLIFKLADKLNCTYNKNSTGLFVWAKIPEGKTSEETADEILYGKDIFITPGTVFGSQGEGYIRFSLCITKEVIKEAINRFA
- a CDS encoding prephenate dehydratase, whose translation is MKQIIAIQGAEGSNHHKVARDFYGTTIGLKECMSFDVLVDSLLDKTADVGIMALENTIAGSIIPNYALIDKNNLQIIGEEYLNIHHHLMALPNQKIEDITEVCSHPMALLQCKEFLKKHKHIKLVEDVDTAEVAKRIAKNNLKGVAAIAPKIAAEIFGLNVIEDDIQTMKENSTRFVIVQTKESSNGIDTINKASLKFVLDHKRGSLATLLNVLSDCKMNLTKIQSLPVIEAPWKYSFFVDVTFNEYKNYEKAISIIKIMAEEFKVLGAYKNGRK
- a CDS encoding bifunctional 3-deoxy-7-phosphoheptulonate synthase/chorismate mutase type II, with protein sequence MENTKELRTWLDDMNLAHPLVIAGPCSAETEEQVLKIAHELKDSDVNYFRAGIWKPRTRPGNFEGVGSLGLKWLQKVKEETGMKTCTEVANAAHVKLALEHDIDLLWIGARTAVSPFIMQELADALHGTDKIVLVKNPINPDLALWLGGIERLYTADIKNLGAIHRGFSTYEKSKYRNVPEWQIAIEFKNRFPDLPLICDPSHITGNREMIFDVCQTALDLNFDGLMVETHFDPEKAWSDAAQQVTPTKLKQIMTDLKIRKATETDSEYRESLDNLRAQINIVDGQLIEMMGKRMKVADKIGALKKDMNVAVLQSRRWNEILGNMILEGESKGLSEEFVLKMFKAIHQESINHQEKIIKG